A stretch of Bordetella genomosp. 13 DNA encodes these proteins:
- a CDS encoding autotransporter outer membrane beta-barrel domain-containing protein, which yields MTDGDTVTLHGTSPISTGYSGNTTVDGSTVNVVSGTFQSSALVTGGQSVAVAGPNDAAGVNVVYRVYDSSAFVERSNANTPVNQFEDVDGDMYYRASLGKVEASGGTLNVKLGDAPMGAPADNAIVMVSKQTYLTSADGSGDAASSVNWQSRNLIDMGIDPGLPTPDENGIITVQVPVTTYAGSVAFNGTTYTVTNAAEMARYNDALVAALKSGVLTSQAEYDQAFARAYTTTDMEVRYQTNTSAGDLARTPNGDRYVVLAHGANGSAVIERNAQIDVVRASGAIKATDGATASNRGTLSGHIVQQVVRVESGARFVNEDTGVVSSGYLAGDRLNTAEDPAYYYTGSGILATGAGSTVQNSGIINTAGFAHAHNTSIGMGLDAGASGNNDGAINVGVNPGYVSKVVGVNVSGGSSFANSASGVIYIGRAAQYEPGEAPPDVAAAGPSYGIRVMDTGDRAVNDGQITIGSLTQNAVAMYSTAPLDSLLQNNGTITIEGAAGGTPFANIGMMADDNGAAGTGAIARNAGIINVNGVNGIGIMVNANPGTAANAESTGTINVSGDVDIASGTRNFGVWVDGALGVARIGGAVNLSGTGAIGIHAQDGGTIHVSAGAVPRFLAGTDQIAFYASGAGSTIDVDSSTMSVTTDRSTMFRVADGAAFSGTTTGGALRLTVAGTDARGVVATGLRTVLSTGASTYDVTGAAGADGGAAAIVVEGGAAGVIEASTTINLSAAGATAGIVDGQGHDLTGAARGTPVATTLDNQAGITSSTAGVTGFVARDLGTLVNDGAVSLSGAASVGVVADARGQVLNRGLVHVADGDGVQVRGARAVLVNEGLIRADDGSAAVRLTGAGASVAIGGNGLIRADGGAAGVLLDDTNAGGAISSHAGRIEAHGAGAAIDNRAPDARIALSNTTVTATAPGGVGIRSSGAGAQVSLEGSTIQGVASGIAITGTGGGGQVSRLDVTGGSIAARTGNAIDVDGAHAAITVRGAEITAGSGTLLSLTRASLVDFTMEGATLVGDVIADAASRGTVNLRAGSMLTGRIDPVAVDIDTSSTWNVTADSDATTLSNAGAVVFVSPIGDPAQPASYKTVTVTNYVGNGGTIALNTYLDGGGRPSDRLVVDGGTATGTTGLRIVKTGRHGVLTSGDGINVVEMINGGTTAPGAFRLASPVQSGPYEYLLYRGGAATPNDFYLRSYLGQDGSDSSPVAYRPAVTGYALTPALNLDYGFSNMGRLHERVGDIASTERRQKGGHDGVWGRIGGAGLDVDSGSRYAADQDTFFMQFGRDWTLSRQPEGGSTHAGVTASLGTSKARFRDRQRSLNDTLSDDTGSTTTQAQSIGGYYTRYWQDATYWDSVAQATHYRNKYYDAYGGSATQNGYGLALSQEVGKPFALMDKLAIEPQAQLLYQYLRLNDFDDGISGVSGGDGSALRGRLGVRLFVPGLGAAGGAAEATPYLTVDVLRDLLPSRKVRVDDVTIRPDMGRTWLEVGGGVSASVGASGHLYAVVKVSKNIGGEERRGLLGQVGYRYSW from the coding sequence GGCGACGCCCCCATGGGTGCGCCGGCCGACAATGCCATCGTGATGGTGTCCAAGCAGACGTACCTGACCTCGGCCGACGGCAGCGGCGATGCTGCCAGTTCGGTGAACTGGCAGTCGCGCAACCTGATCGACATGGGCATCGATCCCGGCCTGCCCACGCCGGACGAGAACGGCATCATCACCGTGCAAGTGCCAGTGACCACCTACGCGGGATCGGTGGCATTCAACGGCACGACCTATACCGTGACCAATGCCGCGGAGATGGCCCGCTACAACGATGCGCTGGTGGCCGCGCTGAAAAGCGGCGTGCTGACCTCGCAGGCCGAGTACGACCAGGCCTTCGCGCGGGCCTACACCACCACCGACATGGAAGTTCGCTACCAGACGAACACCAGCGCGGGCGATCTGGCGCGCACGCCCAACGGCGACCGCTACGTCGTCCTGGCCCATGGCGCGAACGGCTCGGCCGTCATCGAACGCAATGCCCAGATCGACGTCGTCCGGGCATCGGGAGCCATCAAGGCCACGGACGGCGCCACGGCGAGCAACCGCGGCACGCTGTCGGGCCACATCGTCCAGCAGGTCGTACGCGTGGAGAGCGGCGCGCGCTTCGTCAACGAGGACACCGGCGTGGTCTCGTCGGGCTATCTGGCGGGCGACAGGCTGAACACGGCGGAAGATCCGGCCTACTACTACACCGGCTCGGGCATCCTGGCCACCGGCGCGGGCAGCACCGTGCAGAACAGCGGCATCATCAACACCGCGGGTTTCGCGCACGCGCACAACACATCGATCGGCATGGGACTGGACGCCGGCGCGTCTGGCAACAACGATGGCGCCATCAACGTGGGCGTGAATCCCGGCTACGTCAGCAAGGTGGTGGGCGTGAACGTCAGCGGCGGCAGCAGCTTCGCCAACTCGGCGTCGGGCGTCATCTACATCGGCCGCGCCGCGCAGTATGAACCCGGCGAGGCTCCGCCGGACGTAGCCGCGGCCGGGCCCAGCTACGGCATACGCGTCATGGACACCGGCGACCGCGCGGTGAACGACGGGCAGATCACGATAGGGTCGCTCACGCAGAACGCCGTGGCCATGTACTCGACCGCGCCGCTGGACTCGCTGCTGCAGAACAACGGCACCATCACGATCGAGGGCGCGGCCGGCGGCACTCCCTTCGCCAACATCGGCATGATGGCGGACGACAACGGCGCCGCGGGCACGGGAGCCATCGCGCGCAACGCGGGCATCATCAACGTCAACGGCGTCAACGGCATCGGCATCATGGTCAACGCCAACCCCGGCACCGCGGCCAATGCCGAATCCACGGGCACGATCAACGTGAGCGGCGATGTCGACATCGCCAGCGGCACGCGCAACTTCGGCGTGTGGGTGGACGGCGCGCTGGGCGTGGCCAGGATAGGAGGCGCGGTGAACCTGTCGGGCACCGGCGCCATCGGCATTCACGCGCAGGACGGCGGCACGATACACGTGTCCGCCGGCGCGGTGCCGCGCTTCCTGGCTGGCACCGACCAGATCGCCTTCTACGCCTCCGGCGCGGGCTCGACCATCGACGTGGACAGCAGCACCATGAGCGTGACCACGGACCGGTCGACCATGTTCCGCGTGGCCGACGGCGCGGCGTTCTCGGGTACGACGACGGGCGGCGCGCTGCGCCTGACGGTGGCCGGCACGGACGCGCGCGGCGTGGTGGCGACGGGACTCCGCACCGTGCTGTCGACCGGCGCGTCCACGTACGACGTGACGGGCGCGGCGGGGGCCGACGGCGGCGCGGCCGCCATCGTGGTCGAGGGCGGCGCGGCCGGCGTCATCGAGGCGTCCACCACGATCAACCTGTCGGCGGCGGGCGCGACGGCCGGCATCGTCGATGGCCAGGGACACGACCTGACGGGCGCGGCGCGGGGCACGCCCGTTGCCACCACGCTGGACAATCAGGCCGGGATCACGTCATCGACGGCCGGCGTGACCGGCTTCGTGGCACGCGACCTGGGCACGCTGGTCAACGACGGCGCCGTGTCGCTGTCGGGCGCCGCGTCGGTGGGCGTGGTGGCCGACGCGCGCGGCCAGGTGCTGAATCGCGGTCTGGTCCACGTCGCCGACGGCGATGGCGTGCAGGTACGCGGCGCGCGCGCCGTGCTGGTCAACGAAGGCCTCATCCGGGCGGACGACGGCTCGGCCGCGGTGCGCCTGACCGGCGCCGGCGCCTCGGTGGCCATCGGCGGCAATGGGCTGATCCGCGCGGACGGCGGCGCGGCGGGTGTCCTGCTGGACGACACCAATGCCGGTGGCGCGATCAGCAGCCATGCAGGCCGCATCGAGGCACACGGCGCCGGCGCCGCGATCGACAACCGCGCGCCGGACGCCCGTATCGCACTGTCCAATACCACCGTCACGGCCACGGCGCCCGGCGGCGTGGGCATCCGTTCATCGGGCGCCGGGGCCCAGGTCTCGCTGGAAGGGTCCACGATACAGGGCGTGGCCAGCGGCATCGCCATTACCGGCACGGGCGGCGGCGGACAGGTATCGCGGCTGGACGTGACGGGCGGGTCCATCGCGGCGCGGACGGGGAACGCCATCGACGTGGACGGCGCGCACGCCGCCATCACCGTGCGGGGCGCGGAGATCACCGCGGGATCGGGCACCCTGCTCAGCCTGACGCGGGCAAGCCTGGTCGACTTCACCATGGAGGGCGCGACGCTGGTGGGCGATGTGATCGCCGACGCCGCCAGCCGCGGCACAGTGAACCTGCGCGCGGGCTCGATGCTGACCGGCCGCATCGATCCGGTGGCCGTGGACATCGATACAAGCAGCACTTGGAACGTCACGGCCGACTCGGATGCCACCACCCTGAGCAACGCGGGGGCGGTCGTGTTCGTCTCTCCCATCGGCGACCCCGCGCAGCCCGCGAGCTACAAGACGGTGACGGTGACGAACTATGTGGGCAACGGCGGCACGATCGCGTTGAATACCTATCTGGACGGCGGGGGCAGGCCCAGCGACCGCCTGGTGGTCGACGGCGGCACGGCCACGGGCACGACGGGGCTGCGGATCGTGAAGACCGGCCGCCATGGCGTGCTGACCAGCGGCGACGGCATCAACGTGGTCGAGATGATCAATGGCGGCACGACGGCGCCGGGGGCCTTCCGCCTGGCCTCGCCGGTGCAGTCCGGCCCCTACGAATACCTGCTGTATCGCGGCGGCGCCGCCACGCCAAACGACTTCTACCTGCGCTCGTACCTGGGCCAGGACGGCTCGGATTCGTCGCCCGTGGCATACCGCCCCGCGGTGACGGGCTACGCGTTGACGCCTGCCCTGAACCTGGACTACGGCTTCTCGAACATGGGCCGCCTGCACGAGCGCGTGGGCGACATCGCCAGCACCGAACGCAGGCAGAAAGGCGGGCACGATGGCGTGTGGGGCCGCATCGGCGGCGCCGGCCTGGACGTCGATTCGGGCAGCCGCTACGCGGCCGACCAGGACACGTTTTTCATGCAGTTCGGCCGCGACTGGACGTTGTCGCGGCAGCCCGAGGGCGGCAGCACGCACGCGGGCGTGACGGCGAGCCTGGGGACCTCGAAGGCAAGATTCCGCGACCGCCAGCGCAGCCTGAACGACACGCTGTCCGACGATACCGGCAGCACCACCACGCAGGCGCAAAGCATCGGCGGCTACTACACGCGGTACTGGCAGGACGCAACCTACTGGGACTCGGTGGCGCAGGCCACGCACTATCGCAACAAGTACTACGACGCTTACGGCGGCAGCGCCACGCAGAATGGCTACGGCCTGGCGCTGTCGCAGGAGGTCGGCAAACCCTTCGCGCTGATGGACAAGCTGGCCATCGAGCCGCAGGCGCAGCTGCTTTACCAGTATCTGAGGCTGAACGACTTCGACGATGGCATCTCGGGCGTGTCCGGCGGCGACGGCAGCGCGCTGCGCGGCCGTCTGGGCGTGCGCCTGTTCGTGCCCGGCCTGGGCGCGGCGGGCGGGGCCGCCGAGGCCACGCCCTACCTGACCGTCGACGTGCTGCGCGACCTGCTGCCCTCACGCAAGGTTCGCGTGGACGACGTGACCATACGGCCGGACATGGGCCGCACCTGGCTCGAAGTGGGTGGCGGCGTGAGCGCCAGCGTGGGAGCGTCGGGCCACCTGTACGCGGTGGTGAAGGTGTCGAAGAACATCGGCGGGGAGGAACGGCGCGGGCTGCTGGGACAGGTGGGATACCGGTACAGCTGGTAG
- a CDS encoding cell division ATP-binding protein FtsE, producing MIEFQHVFKSYGRGRNILADINFRVTAGEFVFVSGPSGAGKSTLLKLIGGLEPPSRGSIQVNGQRLDKLPTRARPYLRRAVGVILQDTHLLYDRSALQNVMLPLAVVGQPHDAASARARAALDKVGLAGKEDLNPIELSGGEQQRLAIARAIVNRPAILIADEPTANLDQGNAQRIMNVFRDFNRVGVTTLIASHDQALMASYANRVLLIEPGRFQDSHGGRQ from the coding sequence ATGATCGAATTCCAGCACGTCTTCAAATCGTACGGACGCGGCCGCAACATCCTGGCCGACATCAATTTCCGGGTTACGGCCGGCGAATTCGTCTTCGTATCCGGCCCTTCGGGCGCCGGCAAGTCGACCCTGCTCAAACTCATAGGCGGCCTCGAGCCGCCCTCGCGGGGCTCCATCCAGGTCAACGGGCAACGGCTGGACAAGCTGCCCACGCGCGCACGGCCGTACCTGCGGCGCGCGGTCGGCGTCATCCTGCAGGACACCCATCTTCTGTACGACCGCAGCGCGCTGCAGAACGTGATGCTGCCGCTGGCCGTGGTGGGCCAGCCACACGACGCGGCCAGCGCCCGCGCCCGCGCGGCGCTGGACAAGGTCGGCCTGGCGGGCAAGGAAGACCTCAACCCCATTGAACTGTCCGGCGGCGAGCAGCAGCGCCTGGCCATCGCACGCGCCATCGTCAACCGCCCCGCCATATTGATCGCAGACGAACCCACCGCCAACCTCGACCAGGGCAACGCGCAGCGGATCATGAACGTGTTCCGCGACTTCAACCGCGTCGGGGTCACCACCCTGATCGCCTCGCACGACCAGGCGCTGATGGCCAGCTACGCCAACCGCGTCCTGCTGATCGAACCCGGCAGGTTCCAGGATTCGCACGGGGGCCGCCAATGA
- a CDS encoding amino acid ABC transporter permease: MSGTTHTPTEALPPPSSHVGAVAWVKTRLLSSPLNILLTVLAVWLVLLAVPAFIEWAFIQANFTAASAQECRASAGACWAFIAEKHRLILFGTYPYDEQWRPLLATFVLLAVIVCSGMRRFWRPVLGLIWLVGLTLVGILMWGGILGLEYVENSRWGGLPLTLILATFGIAFAFPIGVLLALGRRSRMPAIKALCVVYIELIRGVPLISLLFMSSVMLPLFLPEGYSIDKLLRAQIAIIMFAAAYIAETVRGGLQAIPKGQYEGADSLGLTYWQQMRKIVLPQALKIVIPPLVSIFIALFKDTSLVVIIGIFDLTLAAKAALSDPAWRGFSVEAYIFIALIYFVFCFSMSKYSQKLEKRLQTGHR; encoded by the coding sequence ATGAGCGGTACTACGCACACTCCCACCGAAGCGCTGCCGCCGCCGTCCAGCCACGTCGGCGCGGTGGCATGGGTCAAGACGCGCCTGCTGTCGTCGCCGCTGAACATCCTGCTCACCGTCCTGGCGGTGTGGCTGGTGCTGCTGGCGGTGCCGGCCTTCATCGAATGGGCCTTCATCCAGGCGAACTTCACGGCCGCGTCGGCCCAGGAGTGCCGCGCCAGCGCGGGCGCCTGCTGGGCCTTCATCGCCGAGAAGCATCGCCTCATCCTGTTCGGCACCTATCCCTACGATGAACAGTGGCGCCCGCTGCTGGCCACCTTCGTGCTGCTGGCCGTGATCGTCTGCAGCGGCATGCGCCGCTTCTGGCGGCCCGTGCTGGGCCTGATCTGGCTGGTCGGTCTGACGCTTGTCGGCATACTGATGTGGGGCGGCATACTGGGCCTGGAGTATGTCGAGAACTCGCGCTGGGGCGGCCTGCCGCTGACGCTGATTCTCGCCACCTTCGGCATCGCCTTCGCCTTCCCGATCGGCGTGCTGCTGGCCCTGGGCCGGCGTTCGCGCATGCCGGCCATCAAGGCGCTGTGCGTCGTGTACATCGAGCTGATCCGCGGCGTGCCGCTGATCAGTCTGCTGTTCATGTCGTCGGTGATGCTGCCGCTGTTCCTGCCCGAGGGCTACTCGATCGACAAGCTGCTGCGCGCGCAGATCGCCATCATCATGTTCGCGGCGGCCTACATCGCCGAGACCGTGCGCGGCGGCCTGCAGGCCATTCCCAAGGGACAGTACGAAGGCGCCGACTCGCTCGGCCTGACGTACTGGCAGCAGATGCGCAAGATCGTGCTGCCGCAGGCCCTGAAGATCGTGATCCCGCCGCTGGTCAGCATCTTCATCGCGCTGTTCAAGGACACGTCGCTGGTGGTGATCATCGGCATTTTCGACCTGACCCTGGCGGCCAAGGCGGCGCTTTCGGATCCGGCCTGGCGCGGGTTCAGCGTCGAGGCCTACATCTTCATCGCGTTGATCTACTTCGTGTTCTGCTTCTCGATGTCGAAGTACAGCCAGAAGCTCGAGAAACGGCTGCAAACCGGCCATCGATAA
- a CDS encoding Bug family tripartite tricarboxylate transporter substrate binding protein: MSRSETVRSTARRALLGGVVALAAAVSSLAPMAAAQAAEFPGKPLRFIVPYPPGGPLDTMARLLAEKVRASLGQPVIVENKAGAGGNIGADLIARAAPDGYTLGMAAVATHAINPWLFSNLPYDPVKDFAPVTIVASVPNVLVINLAFAEKNDIKTLGDLIAYAKKNPGKMNYGSGGNGSAGHLSGELLKARAGISVEHIPYQGAAPAQLALLSGQSDFMFDNLAAAAPLIKDGKVKALAVTTAKRSSLLADVPTVQESGVQGFDLGTWFGVVTTGGAPADVVAKLNKAYSEALNQPDVRQRLLTMGSEAAPMSSQAFADFVKSEKDKYQEIVKLSGATLN; this comes from the coding sequence ATGTCCCGTTCCGAAACCGTTCGTTCCACGGCTCGCCGCGCCCTGCTGGGCGGCGTCGTGGCCCTGGCCGCTGCCGTGTCCTCGCTGGCTCCGATGGCCGCCGCGCAGGCCGCCGAATTCCCCGGCAAGCCGCTGCGCTTCATCGTGCCCTATCCTCCCGGCGGTCCGCTGGACACCATGGCCCGCCTGCTGGCCGAGAAGGTGCGCGCGTCGCTGGGCCAACCGGTCATCGTCGAGAACAAGGCGGGCGCCGGCGGCAACATCGGCGCCGACCTCATCGCTCGCGCCGCGCCGGACGGCTACACCCTGGGCATGGCCGCGGTGGCCACGCACGCCATCAATCCGTGGCTCTTCTCGAACCTGCCCTACGATCCGGTGAAGGACTTCGCGCCCGTCACCATCGTGGCCTCGGTGCCCAACGTGCTGGTCATCAACCTGGCCTTCGCCGAAAAGAACGACATCAAGACGCTGGGCGACCTGATCGCCTACGCCAAGAAGAACCCGGGCAAGATGAACTATGGCTCGGGCGGCAACGGCAGCGCCGGCCATCTGTCGGGCGAACTGCTCAAGGCGCGCGCCGGCATCTCGGTCGAGCACATTCCCTACCAGGGCGCGGCGCCGGCGCAGCTGGCGCTGCTGTCGGGCCAGTCCGACTTCATGTTCGACAACCTGGCCGCCGCCGCTCCGCTGATCAAGGACGGCAAGGTCAAGGCGCTGGCCGTGACCACCGCCAAGCGTTCTTCGCTGCTGGCCGACGTGCCCACCGTGCAGGAGTCCGGCGTGCAGGGCTTCGACCTGGGCACCTGGTTCGGCGTGGTCACCACCGGCGGCGCGCCGGCGGACGTGGTCGCCAAGCTGAACAAGGCCTACTCCGAAGCGCTGAACCAGCCCGACGTGCGCCAACGCCTGCTGACCATGGGCTCGGAAGCCGCTCCGATGTCCTCGCAGGCCTTCGCCGACTTCGTCAAGAGCGAGAAGGACAAGTACCAGGAAATCGTCAAGCTGTCGGGCGCCACCCTGAACTGA
- a CDS encoding amino acid ABC transporter ATP-binding protein has product MSDAIIRMQDVNKWYGQFHVLRNINLEVAPGERIVVCGPSGSGKSTMIRCINRLEEHQAGKIIVDGTELTNDLKQIETIRRDVGMVFQHFNLFPHLTVLENLTLGPTWVLKKPRAEAEATAMKYLERVRIPDQAKKFPGQLSGGQQQRVAIARSLCMSPKIMLFDEPTSALDPEMVKEVLDVMVSLAQESGMTMLCVTHEMGFARKVANRVIFMDRGEIIEQNSPDAFFDNPQNERTKLFLSQILH; this is encoded by the coding sequence ATGTCTGATGCCATCATCCGGATGCAGGACGTGAACAAGTGGTACGGCCAGTTCCACGTGCTGCGCAACATCAACCTCGAAGTCGCTCCGGGAGAGCGCATCGTGGTGTGCGGCCCGTCGGGCTCGGGCAAGTCCACCATGATCCGCTGCATCAACCGGCTGGAAGAACACCAGGCGGGCAAGATCATCGTCGACGGCACCGAACTGACCAACGACCTGAAGCAGATCGAGACCATCCGCCGCGACGTCGGCATGGTGTTCCAGCACTTCAACCTCTTCCCGCACCTGACGGTGCTCGAGAACCTCACGCTCGGGCCCACGTGGGTGTTGAAGAAGCCGCGCGCCGAGGCCGAAGCCACGGCCATGAAGTACCTGGAACGCGTGCGCATTCCCGACCAGGCCAAGAAATTCCCCGGCCAGCTGTCGGGCGGCCAGCAGCAGCGTGTGGCCATCGCGCGCTCGCTGTGCATGAGCCCCAAGATCATGCTGTTCGATGAGCCCACCTCGGCGCTCGACCCGGAAATGGTCAAGGAAGTGCTGGACGTGATGGTCAGCCTGGCCCAGGAAAGCGGCATGACCATGCTGTGCGTGACCCACGAAATGGGCTTCGCGCGCAAGGTGGCCAACCGCGTGATCTTCATGGACCGCGGCGAGATCATCGAACAGAACAGCCCCGACGCGTTCTTCGACAACCCGCAGAACGAGCGCACGAAGCTGTTCCTCAGTCAGATCCTGCACTGA
- a CDS encoding amino acid ABC transporter substrate-binding protein: protein MKVLKLAALGAALFAAASAAHAGATFDNVKKKGFVQCGVSTGITGFSIADSKGQWQGIDIDMCRAIAATMFGDASKFKVTPLNTQQRFTALQSGEVDVLTRNTTQTLTRDTTLGLIGAGVNYYDSQGVMVSKDLGLKSAKELNGATICVQPGTTTELNLADWFRGNKIEFKPVVIDKFDEIVRAFASGRCDAFTTDKSQLASIRTTLNEPDKYVILPEDFSKEPLGPMVRQGDEQWFNVVRWSLNAMLEAEEYGITSKNVDEQTKSANPNIQRLLGTTPGMGKNLGVDDKWAYNIIKQVGNYGESFERTLGQGGPMKLERGLNASYKQGGLMYGWPVR from the coding sequence ATGAAAGTACTGAAACTCGCCGCACTCGGCGCCGCCCTCTTCGCAGCCGCATCCGCTGCGCACGCGGGTGCGACCTTCGATAACGTCAAGAAGAAAGGGTTCGTCCAGTGCGGGGTGTCCACCGGCATCACCGGATTCTCGATCGCCGACAGCAAAGGCCAATGGCAGGGCATCGACATCGACATGTGCCGCGCCATCGCGGCCACCATGTTCGGTGACGCCAGCAAGTTCAAGGTCACCCCGCTGAACACGCAGCAACGCTTCACCGCCCTGCAATCGGGCGAAGTCGACGTGCTCACCCGCAACACCACGCAGACCCTCACCCGCGACACCACGCTGGGCCTGATCGGCGCCGGCGTCAACTACTACGACAGCCAGGGCGTCATGGTCTCGAAAGACCTGGGCCTGAAGAGCGCGAAAGAACTGAACGGCGCCACCATCTGCGTGCAGCCGGGCACCACCACCGAACTCAACCTGGCCGACTGGTTCCGTGGCAACAAGATCGAATTCAAGCCGGTCGTGATCGACAAGTTCGACGAGATCGTGCGTGCCTTCGCCTCGGGCCGTTGCGACGCCTTCACCACCGACAAGTCGCAGCTCGCCTCGATCCGCACCACCCTGAACGAGCCGGACAAGTACGTCATCCTGCCGGAAGACTTCTCGAAAGAGCCGCTGGGCCCGATGGTCCGCCAGGGCGACGAGCAGTGGTTCAACGTGGTCCGCTGGTCGCTGAACGCGATGCTCGAAGCCGAGGAGTACGGCATCACCTCGAAGAACGTCGACGAGCAGACCAAGAGCGCCAACCCCAACATCCAGCGTCTGCTGGGCACGACCCCGGGCATGGGCAAGAACCTGGGCGTGGACGACAAGTGGGCCTACAACATCATCAAGCAAGTGGGCAACTATGGCGAGAGCTTCGAGCGCACGCTGGGCCAGGGCGGTCCGATGAAGCTCGAGCGCGGCCTGAACGCCTCGTACAAGCAGGGCGGTCTGATGTACGGCTGGCCGGTGCGCTAA
- a CDS encoding amino acid ABC transporter permease: protein MATSPKSAPVQAPARRISWNDPGVRSVVYQVVALAAVALAVWFLVSNTLHNLSQRNIATGFGFLGREAGFAIGETAIAYSPADTYGKAIWVGLLNTLRVAVLGIILATILGTIIGICRLSKNWLISKLASAYVEVMRNVPLLLQLFFWYAIITESMPGPRQAHNPLPGVFISNRGLKVPGLTGDSFDWILVGVVAAIVAIVLAQRWGAKRQQATGRPFPLGRCAIAFLIGFPVLGWLLSGASLSLDMPELRGFNFTGGWTLSPEFTALLAGLVIYTAAFVAEVVRSGVQAVNNGQWEAAGSLGLSRGLVLRLVVLPQALRVIIPPMTSQYLNLTKNSSLAVAIGYPDIVSVVNTTLNQTGQAIEGILIIMAAYLTVSLSISIFMNWYNKRIALVER from the coding sequence ATGGCAACTTCCCCAAAAAGCGCCCCCGTACAGGCTCCCGCGCGACGAATCAGCTGGAATGATCCCGGCGTGCGATCGGTGGTCTACCAAGTCGTGGCGTTGGCAGCCGTCGCCCTGGCGGTCTGGTTCCTGGTATCGAATACCCTGCACAACCTGTCCCAGCGCAACATCGCCACGGGCTTCGGCTTCCTGGGCCGCGAAGCCGGCTTCGCCATCGGCGAAACCGCCATCGCCTACTCGCCCGCCGACACCTATGGCAAGGCGATCTGGGTCGGCCTGTTGAATACCCTGCGCGTGGCAGTGCTCGGCATCATCCTGGCCACCATACTGGGCACCATCATCGGCATCTGCCGGCTGTCCAAGAACTGGCTCATCTCCAAGCTCGCCTCGGCCTACGTCGAGGTGATGCGAAACGTTCCGCTGCTGCTGCAGCTGTTCTTCTGGTACGCGATCATCACCGAAAGCATGCCGGGACCGCGCCAGGCGCACAATCCGCTGCCGGGCGTGTTCATCTCCAACCGCGGCCTGAAAGTGCCGGGGTTGACGGGCGATTCGTTCGACTGGATCCTCGTCGGCGTGGTGGCGGCCATCGTCGCCATCGTGCTGGCGCAGCGCTGGGGCGCCAAGCGCCAGCAGGCCACGGGCCGTCCGTTCCCGCTGGGACGATGCGCCATCGCCTTCCTCATCGGCTTCCCGGTGCTGGGCTGGCTGCTCAGCGGCGCCTCGCTCAGCCTCGACATGCCCGAGCTGCGCGGCTTCAACTTCACCGGCGGCTGGACGCTGTCGCCCGAATTCACCGCGCTGCTCGCAGGCCTGGTGATCTACACCGCGGCCTTCGTCGCCGAGGTGGTGCGCTCGGGCGTGCAGGCGGTCAACAACGGCCAATGGGAAGCGGCCGGCTCGCTGGGCCTGAGCCGCGGCCTGGTGCTGCGACTGGTGGTGCTGCCGCAGGCGCTGCGCGTGATCATCCCCCCGATGACCAGCCAGTACCTCAACCTCACCAAGAACAGCTCGCTGGCGGTGGCGATCGGCTATCCGGACATCGTCTCGGTGGTCAACACCACGCTGAATCAGACCGGACAGGCCATCGAAGGCATCCTCATCATCATGGCGGCGTATCTCACCGTCAGCCTGTCGATCTCGATTTTCATGAACTGGTACAACAAGCGCATCGCGCTGGTGGAGCGTTGA
- a CDS encoding CopD family protein has product MAWYPSLLMLHVAFAATWLAGMLVVAAACFPAAEPAGPTPFLRGLARWNRRLIWPAMLLAVGGGVALATLAGWFGQGWLHAKLVLVALLVLLQVGLTVVLRRLASRAAYRSPGWVLPGCIGIFMGGLGVILLAAVKPQF; this is encoded by the coding sequence GTGGCCTGGTATCCCTCGCTGTTGATGCTGCACGTCGCGTTCGCCGCGACGTGGCTTGCCGGGATGCTGGTCGTTGCCGCGGCCTGCTTCCCGGCCGCCGAGCCGGCGGGGCCCACGCCTTTCCTGCGCGGGCTGGCGCGCTGGAACCGGCGTCTCATCTGGCCGGCCATGCTGCTGGCGGTAGGCGGCGGGGTGGCCCTGGCCACGCTGGCCGGCTGGTTCGGACAGGGCTGGCTGCATGCCAAGCTGGTCCTGGTGGCGCTGCTGGTGCTGCTGCAGGTCGGCCTGACCGTCGTGCTGCGGCGCCTGGCCAGCCGGGCGGCCTATCGGTCGCCGGGCTGGGTGCTGCCCGGGTGCATCGGCATCTTCATGGGCGGACTGGGCGTGATCCTGCTGGCGGCGGTCAAGCCGCAGTTCTAG